In one window of Verrucomicrobiia bacterium DNA:
- a CDS encoding (Fe-S)-binding protein, whose protein sequence is MISTIEYEVCQRDTKLDTLLSTPEGRRILTCIQCGMCAGTCPYGDHMDYPPRRIINMLRRGFLDEVFQSDSMLKCVACYACMAKCPRGIRLSDVLLPLVKEQTLMNLQEMPAELQKSLQNTLRYGNPMGESSRKRANWIASAPHKVPIMSEVKRPVDVLWFVECYTSYYARGQDNSRAMVRLLHALGVDYAILGNEEKCAGDCGQLTWESGLFETLTDYNMEIFKKYQFNRIITGDAHAFNAFRIRYPMYGFNWPVEHTTGFLARHVEQLKPKLKKPLNLTITYHDACCLGRRAGLYDEARILLKAIPGVKLVEMVHNRINSICCGGGGGGMWLDTYFKQKGMERLSERRIKEAITTGADVLAVSCPYEIYRFEDALKVVPHDKPMIVRDVVELLADSLED, encoded by the coding sequence ATGATCTCCACCATCGAATACGAGGTCTGCCAGCGCGATACCAAGCTGGATACCTTGTTGAGCACTCCGGAAGGCAGGCGCATCCTCACTTGCATCCAGTGCGGCATGTGTGCCGGCACCTGCCCTTATGGGGATCACATGGATTATCCGCCGCGCCGGATCATTAACATGCTGCGCCGGGGCTTCCTGGACGAAGTATTTCAAAGCGACAGCATGCTCAAGTGTGTCGCCTGCTATGCCTGCATGGCCAAATGCCCGCGCGGCATCCGGCTCTCCGATGTGCTTCTGCCCCTGGTCAAGGAGCAGACGCTGATGAACCTGCAGGAAATGCCCGCGGAACTGCAAAAGAGCCTGCAAAATACGCTGCGTTACGGCAATCCCATGGGCGAATCCTCCCGCAAACGCGCCAACTGGATTGCCAGTGCGCCGCACAAGGTGCCCATCATGTCCGAAGTCAAACGGCCGGTGGACGTCCTTTGGTTTGTGGAGTGCTATACGTCCTATTACGCCCGCGGCCAGGATAACAGCCGCGCCATGGTCCGCCTCCTGCATGCCTTGGGCGTGGACTATGCCATCCTTGGCAACGAGGAAAAGTGCGCCGGTGATTGCGGGCAGCTTACCTGGGAGTCGGGACTGTTTGAAACGCTGACCGACTATAACATGGAGATTTTCAAGAAGTATCAGTTCAACCGCATCATCACGGGGGATGCGCATGCCTTTAACGCCTTTCGCATCCGTTATCCCATGTATGGCTTCAACTGGCCGGTGGAGCATACCACCGGTTTCTTGGCCCGCCATGTGGAACAACTTAAGCCCAAGCTCAAGAAACCCCTCAACCTGACCATAACGTATCACGATGCCTGTTGTCTTGGGCGCCGGGCCGGCCTTTACGATGAGGCCCGGATTTTGCTCAAGGCCATTCCCGGGGTGAAGTTGGTCGAGATGGTGCACAACCGCATCAATTCCATCTGTTGCGGCGGCGGGGGCGGCGGCATGTGGCTTGACACCTATTTCAAGCAAAAAGGCATGGAGCGCCTCAGTGAACGCCGCATCAAGGAAGCCATTACCACCGGCGCCGATGTGCTTGCGGTCTCCTGCCCGTACGAAATCTACCGTTTCGAGGACGCCCTGAAGGTGGTGCCCCACGACAAGCCCATGATCGTGCGCGACGTGGTGGAATTACTCGCTGATTCCCTGGAGGACTGA